Proteins encoded within one genomic window of Festucalex cinctus isolate MCC-2025b chromosome 18, RoL_Fcin_1.0, whole genome shotgun sequence:
- the plp1b gene encoding proteolipid protein 1b isoform X1 yields MFPVRQPWLCKALGCYDCCIRCLGAVPYPSLVATLLCYAGMALFCGCGHEALTQTEVLVETYFARNEQDFEVVASFVEYFQYVIYGLASFFFLYGILLLAEGFYTTSAVKQTFGEFRSTHCGRCLSLTFIIVTYILAFIWLVVFAFTAIPVYFLFNMEQTCHDINILAETTPSINQHGWICMDARQYGLLPWNAMPGKSCGMTLASICKTSEFHLTYDLYIAAFAGAGITLLALILFLVATTYNYAVLRFLGRKGVR; encoded by the exons ATGTTTCCGGTCAGGCAGCCTTGGCTTTGCAAAGCCTTAG GTTGTTATGATTGCTGTATCCGGTGCTTGGGGGCAGTGCCCTACCCATCTCTGGTGGCCACCTTGCTGTGCTACGCAGGCATGGCGCTATTTTGTGGCTGCGGGCACGAAGCCTTAACCCAGACCGAAGTCCTGGTGGAGACTTACTTCGCCCGCAACGAGCAGGACTTTGAGGTCGTGGCTTCCTT TGTGGAATACTTCCAGTACGTCATCTACGGCCTGGCCTCATTTTTCTTCCTCTATGGTATCCTGCTACTGGCTGAAGGCTTCTACACGACAAGCGCAGTCAAGCAGACCTTCGGGGAATTTAGGAGCACCCATTGCGGCCGATGCCTCAGCCTGACG ttTATCATCGTGACGTATATCTTGGCCTTCATCTGGCTGGTGGTGTTTGCCTTCACCGCTATTCCGGTCTACTTCTTGTTCAACATGGAGCAGACCTGCCACGACATCAACATCCTGGCGGAAACAACCCCCAGCATAAATCAGCACGGGTGGATTTGCATGGACGCCAGGCAATATG GGCTGCTTCCTTGGAATGCAATGCCGGGCAAGAGTTGCGGAATGACCTTGGCATCTATTTGCAAAACGAGCGAA tttCACCTCACCTATGACCTGTATATTGCTGCATTTGCTGGTGCTGGAATCACCCTCTTAGCATTG attttgtttttggttgcAACCACCTATAACTACGCAGTCTTGCGGTTCCTGGGCAGGAAAGGAGTACGCTAA
- the plp1b gene encoding proteolipid protein 1b isoform X2 — protein MGCYDCCIRCLGAVPYPSLVATLLCYAGMALFCGCGHEALTQTEVLVETYFARNEQDFEVVASFVEYFQYVIYGLASFFFLYGILLLAEGFYTTSAVKQTFGEFRSTHCGRCLSLTFIIVTYILAFIWLVVFAFTAIPVYFLFNMEQTCHDINILAETTPSINQHGWICMDARQYGLLPWNAMPGKSCGMTLASICKTSEFHLTYDLYIAAFAGAGITLLALILFLVATTYNYAVLRFLGRKGVR, from the exons GTTGTTATGATTGCTGTATCCGGTGCTTGGGGGCAGTGCCCTACCCATCTCTGGTGGCCACCTTGCTGTGCTACGCAGGCATGGCGCTATTTTGTGGCTGCGGGCACGAAGCCTTAACCCAGACCGAAGTCCTGGTGGAGACTTACTTCGCCCGCAACGAGCAGGACTTTGAGGTCGTGGCTTCCTT TGTGGAATACTTCCAGTACGTCATCTACGGCCTGGCCTCATTTTTCTTCCTCTATGGTATCCTGCTACTGGCTGAAGGCTTCTACACGACAAGCGCAGTCAAGCAGACCTTCGGGGAATTTAGGAGCACCCATTGCGGCCGATGCCTCAGCCTGACG ttTATCATCGTGACGTATATCTTGGCCTTCATCTGGCTGGTGGTGTTTGCCTTCACCGCTATTCCGGTCTACTTCTTGTTCAACATGGAGCAGACCTGCCACGACATCAACATCCTGGCGGAAACAACCCCCAGCATAAATCAGCACGGGTGGATTTGCATGGACGCCAGGCAATATG GGCTGCTTCCTTGGAATGCAATGCCGGGCAAGAGTTGCGGAATGACCTTGGCATCTATTTGCAAAACGAGCGAA tttCACCTCACCTATGACCTGTATATTGCTGCATTTGCTGGTGCTGGAATCACCCTCTTAGCATTG attttgtttttggttgcAACCACCTATAACTACGCAGTCTTGCGGTTCCTGGGCAGGAAAGGAGTACGCTAA
- the LOC144006275 gene encoding uncharacterized protein LOC144006275 — protein sequence MPSRNHLDKIGRKKKKKWTEEAMQHALIEVKSGRCTVRKAAKEFGVPKSSLGDRVSGRVTPGSRSGPAQLIPSSDEELLVEFSLYMSKHGFPLTKQQLVSFASSIYKRQHRRVAFSKLGQTWWLNFRKRQEKNITIQPADNVVRGRTVHVRKEALDHFFHLLSSVVQAHALGDKPHHIWNCNEMGFQLARKRGVLPKAASLVCKSTPGSKDYISVLACLNAAGTDIPPFIVYSKAYPGGVCYKTQGPSDALYGWSDSGFVTSELFKKWFLRHFLAHAPKERPLLLIFDGHKSPVNLEVVEVARKDGIVLVCLPPHCAHVLQPLDAGLFPLIKQRFAALLNEMHATDATLFAVSKKDFSGVFRGAYQVAKEDEGIRIVQESFRKCGMHPVSHFPFNEARLMSLHNVEREAEGSLSASAQHVVEGVTAPGL from the coding sequence ATGCCTTCAAGAAACCATCTTGACAAAATTGGacggaagaagaaaaagaaatggaCAGAGGAAGCTATGCAACATGCCCTGATCGAGGTCAAGTCGGGGAGGTGCACTGTGCGAAAGGCAGCCAAGGAGTTTGGAGTCCCCAAGTCCTCGCTGGGAGATCGGGTCAGCGGACGGGTGACACCAGGGAGTCGCAGCGGGCCCGCTCAGCTGATACCATCTTCTGACGAGGAACTGTTGGTGGAGTTCTCCTTATACATGTCCAAGCACGGTTTCCCACTCACGAAGCAGCAGCTGGTGTCATTTGCGTCTTCTATTTACAAGCGTCAACACAGAAGGGTGGCCTTTTCCAAACTGGGTCAGACCTGGTGGCTCAATTTTAGGAAGCGTCAAGAAAAGAATATTACGATTCAACCAGCAGACAACGTTGTCCGAGGTCGGACGGTTCACGTCAGGAAGGAAGCATTGGATCATTTTTTCCACCTCCTGAGCTCTGTGGTCCAAGCTCACGCATTGGGGGACAAGCCTCACCACATCTGGAATTGCAACGAGATGGGTTTTCAGCTGGCTCGGAAGAGGGGGGTTCTCCCCAAAGCTGCCAGTCTGGTTTGCAAGTCAACACCAGGTTCCAAGGACTACATCTCCGTCCTGGCTTGCTTGAACGCAGCCGGGACGGACATTCCCCCGTTTATCGTTTACTCCAAAGCCTACCCTGGAGGAGTCTGTTACAAAACACAAGGGCCGTCAGATGCCCTCTATGGCTGGTCGGATTCGGGATTTGTCACTTCTGAACTTTTCAAGAAGTGGTTTCTCAGGCACTTCCTGGCGCATGCGCCCAAAGAGCGGCCGCTGCTGCTCATTTTCGACGGCCACAAGTCGCCCGTGAACCTGGAAGTGGTGGAGGTCGCCCGTAAGGACGGCATCGTCCTCGTGTGCCTGCCGCCTCACTGCGCTCACGTCCTGCAGCCGCTGGACGCGGGCCTATTTCCGCTCATCAAGCAGCGGTTCGCCGCGCTCTTAAATGAGATGCACGCCACTGATGCGACTCTCTTTGCTGTCAGCAAGAAAGACTTCTCGGGCGTGTTCAGAGGGGCGTATCAAGTGGCTAAAGAGGACGAGGGTATCAGGATAGTTCAGGAAAGTTTTAGGAAATGCGGGATGCATCCCGTGAGCCACTTTCCGTTTAATGAAGCCCGTTTGATGTCATTGCATAACGTGGAACGTGAAGCTGAGGGCAGCTTGTCTGCATCAGCACAGCATGTTGTTGAAGGCGTCACTGCTCCTGGACTTTGA